From the Mycoplasmatota bacterium genome, one window contains:
- a CDS encoding AEC family transporter yields MNITEIIVKTLGDPKMLAAVSSSILIILLGFYLRKKEIFDPKTSKILSKVVLMVAIPALAYKAFMVDINKESLSNGINVLIWGFIIYILLIFVSKLFYVKYEGSKKEVLEVLTVFGSTTFFGIPIVGAFYGAEGVMYASIFNIAYRVFLYSFGYIKLTGIQISKENAKKMFINPIIIATFLGIFVWMFQGYLPQVKVNGASYAFARIDQTATWLYQPMVYLARLCSPLAWLAIGTKLAEISLKQAVESKASWHYSIMKVIAVPTINILLLILLTVTGILPLSFVAVATVIIMMATPTATVAAAFAISADKEALLTSNSSLLSTVVSVICMPIWIIILEIIKNANIF; encoded by the coding sequence ATGAATATAACTGAAATTATTGTAAAAACACTCGGCGATCCAAAAATGCTTGCTGCAGTGTCTTCATCTATTTTAATTATTTTACTAGGATTCTATTTAAGAAAGAAAGAGATTTTTGATCCAAAAACATCAAAAATTTTAAGTAAAGTTGTATTAATGGTAGCTATTCCAGCTTTAGCTTATAAAGCATTTATGGTTGATATCAACAAAGAAAGTTTATCAAACGGAATAAATGTTTTAATCTGGGGATTTATCATTTATATTCTTTTAATTTTTGTTTCAAAATTATTTTATGTAAAATACGAAGGAAGCAAGAAAGAAGTATTAGAAGTGTTAACCGTGTTTGGTTCTACAACATTCTTTGGAATTCCAATTGTTGGTGCATTCTATGGAGCAGAAGGCGTAATGTACGCTTCAATCTTTAATATTGCTTACCGTGTCTTCTTATACTCATTTGGATATATTAAATTAACAGGTATTCAAATTAGTAAAGAAAATGCTAAAAAAATGTTTATAAACCCAATTATTATTGCGACATTCTTAGGTATCTTTGTATGGATGTTCCAAGGATATTTACCTCAAGTTAAAGTCAATGGTGCTTCATACGCATTTGCTCGTATTGACCAAACAGCAACATGGTTATATCAACCAATGGTTTATCTTGCTCGTTTATGTTCTCCACTTGCATGGTTAGCTATTGGTACAAAATTAGCAGAAATCTCTTTAAAACAAGCTGTAGAATCAAAAGCATCTTGGCATTACAGTATAATGAAAGTTATCGCTGTTCCAACAATAAATATTCTTTTGTTAATTCTTTTAACTGTTACAGGAATTCTTCCACTATCATTCGTAGCAGTTGCTACAGTAATCATAATGATGGCAACACCAACAGCAACAGTTGCAGCAGCGTTTGCTATTAGTGCTGATAAAGAAGCCCTTTTAACATCAAATAGTTCTTTATTGTCTACAGTAGTAAGTGTAATTTGTATGCCAATATGGATCATCATCTTAGAAATTATTAAAAATGCAAATATTTTTTAA
- a CDS encoding AraC family transcriptional regulator — protein sequence MKAIDSIKRAIDYIEEHLKEDIKIGEVASNSYLSVFYFQRLFHETTGYSIEKYIKFRRLAHSTELLLKDIPMKEVAINSGFKSPEHFSRVFKETYKMTPSEYKKEKFPLFHVYKPDVILQNAKLSLGDRYIADNMVLEIKLCEKEEIKMIGLDIFCPFGIETPGIDNPGIAWNRFHKMKHTILDKTCPTQEFGISYNHGEKGFHYLASTAVNQIEDIPKDMISFILPKGLYACCIYENESFEDGTGQNLKSAMDYFFNWFNENNYRPANNYAIEYYHEEALKKPHKIEMWVNIKR from the coding sequence ATGAAAGCTATAGACTCTATAAAAAGGGCAATCGATTATATTGAAGAACACTTGAAAGAAGATATTAAAATTGGTGAGGTTGCTTCAAATTCTTATCTTTCAGTTTTTTATTTTCAAAGGTTATTTCATGAGACGACTGGCTACAGCATAGAGAAATATATTAAATTCCGTAGATTAGCACATTCTACAGAATTGCTTCTGAAAGATATACCTATGAAAGAAGTCGCAATAAATAGCGGATTTAAAAGTCCAGAACATTTTTCAAGGGTATTTAAAGAAACTTATAAAATGACACCTAGTGAATATAAAAAAGAAAAGTTTCCATTATTTCATGTGTATAAGCCTGATGTTATCTTGCAAAATGCTAAATTAAGTTTGGGTGATAGATATATAGCGGATAATATGGTACTAGAAATAAAATTATGTGAGAAAGAAGAAATAAAAATGATAGGCCTAGACATATTTTGTCCTTTTGGAATAGAGACACCTGGTATAGATAATCCAGGAATTGCTTGGAATAGATTTCATAAAATGAAACATACAATCTTAGATAAAACTTGTCCAACCCAAGAATTTGGTATCTCCTATAATCATGGTGAAAAAGGGTTTCATTATCTTGCATCTACAGCTGTCAATCAAATTGAAGATATTCCTAAAGACATGATTTCATTTATACTACCTAAAGGACTTTATGCTTGTTGTATATATGAAAATGAGAGTTTTGAAGATGGTACTGGACAAAATTTGAAGAGTGCAATGGATTATTTCTTTAATTGGTTTAATGAAAACAATTATCGTCCTGCTAATAATTATGCGATAGAATACTATCATGAAGAAGCATTAAAGAAACCTCATAAAATAGAAATGTGGGTAAATATAAAACGATAA
- a CDS encoding lactate dehydrogenase, with product MSEKIVCFGVRDVEIEYFHKLNNFGYELELVSSGLNDQSVLKVENASAVMVRGNCQANRKNLEYLAKKGVKIVLTRTVGFNHVDLEAAKELGMKVARVPSYSPNAISELAVTLAMMLLRHTAYTVKKTSERDFTVDAKMFSKEVRNCTVGVLGVGRIGYTTAKLFHGLGAKVLGFDVYQNEEAKKIVDFKSMDDVLAESDIISVHLPFFKDQNYHIINDDFLSKMKDGAILVNTARGQLQDNEAILKALKSGKLAGFGTDVFEGESSFFFKNLKGTKVTDETVEELVQMYPKVLITPHIGSYTDQALTNMIEISYQNMNEFLTEGKSKNQLA from the coding sequence ATGTCAGAAAAAATTGTTTGCTTTGGTGTAAGAGATGTTGAAATAGAATATTTTCATAAGTTAAATAACTTTGGATATGAGTTAGAACTTGTATCTAGTGGTCTCAATGATCAAAGCGTATTAAAAGTTGAAAATGCCTCTGCGGTTATGGTTAGAGGTAATTGTCAAGCAAATAGAAAAAATTTAGAATACTTAGCTAAAAAAGGTGTAAAAATTGTTCTTACAAGAACAGTAGGATTTAACCATGTTGATTTAGAGGCAGCAAAAGAATTAGGAATGAAAGTTGCAAGAGTACCTTCTTACTCTCCAAATGCTATTTCAGAACTTGCTGTTACTCTAGCCATGATGTTACTTCGTCATACCGCTTATACTGTTAAAAAGACCAGTGAAAGAGATTTTACTGTTGATGCAAAAATGTTCAGTAAAGAAGTAAGAAATTGTACAGTTGGTGTACTAGGCGTAGGTAGAATTGGTTACACAACTGCTAAATTATTTCATGGCCTAGGAGCAAAAGTTTTAGGATTTGATGTGTACCAAAATGAAGAAGCTAAAAAAATAGTTGACTTCAAGAGTATGGATGATGTGCTTGCAGAATCTGATATTATTTCAGTTCATCTCCCATTCTTTAAAGATCAAAATTATCATATAATTAACGATGATTTTTTATCTAAAATGAAAGATGGAGCAATCTTAGTTAATACCGCTAGAGGGCAATTACAAGATAATGAAGCTATTCTTAAAGCACTTAAATCAGGAAAACTTGCTGGATTTGGTACAGATGTATTTGAAGGTGAATCTAGTTTCTTCTTCAAAAATTTAAAGGGAACGAAAGTAACCGATGAAACTGTAGAAGAACTTGTCCAAATGTATCCTAAGGTTTTAATTACACCACATATAGGTTCTTACACAGATCAAGCTTTAACAAATATGATTGAAATATCTTACCAAAATATGAATGAGTTTTTAACAGAAGGTAAATCAAAAAATCAACTTGCTTAA
- a CDS encoding response regulator has product MKKVLIVEDDPMVASINKRYTEMIDGFKVVGCVTKEKEIFDILNKEKVNLIILDVYLPEKSGLEILKNLRNNKCFVDVIMVTAANTVEEVKTAFAYGVIDYLIKPFEFSRFKEALDKYLEKTDVLSKNRKVEQNGIDVICCKMKEDYNLPKGLQTTTLKTILDLLNSEKEKVWTIKEISTKVGISNVTIKKYMDYLENSKYVSSRQNYGNIGRPEYNYIVSSN; this is encoded by the coding sequence ATGAAAAAAGTTTTAATTGTAGAAGATGACCCTATGGTAGCATCAATTAACAAACGATATACTGAAATGATAGATGGTTTTAAAGTAGTTGGATGTGTGACAAAAGAAAAGGAAATTTTTGATATTTTAAATAAAGAAAAAGTGAATTTAATTATTCTAGATGTCTACCTTCCAGAAAAAAGTGGTCTTGAAATTTTAAAAAACTTACGTAATAATAAATGTTTTGTTGATGTAATCATGGTTACAGCTGCTAATACAGTTGAAGAAGTTAAAACAGCTTTTGCATATGGAGTAATAGATTATTTAATTAAACCCTTTGAATTTTCAAGATTTAAAGAAGCGCTAGATAAATATCTAGAAAAGACAGATGTTTTAAGTAAAAATCGAAAAGTTGAACAAAATGGAATAGATGTTATTTGTTGTAAAATGAAAGAAGATTATAATTTACCAAAAGGACTACAAACAACAACCCTAAAAACAATATTAGATTTATTAAATTCAGAAAAAGAAAAAGTATGGACAATTAAAGAAATATCTACTAAAGTCGGAATTAGTAACGTCACAATTAAAAAATATATGGACTATTTAGAAAACAGTAAATATGTGTCATCTAGACAAAATTATGGTAATATAGGAAGGCCAGAATACAATTACATTGTATCGTCAAACTAA
- a CDS encoding IS1182 family transposase, whose amino-acid sequence MLPNKELVLSPYSKLYDIVVPKNHILRKFKELVDFEFVYEELKDKYTKDNGATAKCPIFMFKLLLLKVMYPMSDRDLVEQAQLNMAYKYFLEIAPEETDIIHPTSLTKFRKLRLKDGELLDKLISKTVELALNLGLIKSKQIIVDSTHTNSMFNYKSPLEILEEKSKNLRKVVYKTDESYKDKMPEKPISKNIDDHIKYCNELVELIRNDENLLIRENIRLKTNLLEEIVNDNIEEINSMVEKDAKVGHKSADTSFFGYKTHIAMVPERIITAAVVTSGDKHDGKQARELYVKSKENGIEVDAFIGDGAYSEKELIEYAKKNEFKLVSKLSKTVSKGNKRKCEDFEYNKDAKRYVCKAGHMGVRVALHGKKKHEIEGTPLRETHYFDVEKCKTCPFKEECGYKEGQDSRSYTVTLKKDNVHAEHEKFQESKEFKELAKERYKIEAKNSELKNSHGYKRCQSHGLLGMQIQSAMTIFAVNLKRIVTLMG is encoded by the coding sequence ATGCTACCTAATAAAGAACTTGTCTTAAGTCCATACAGTAAGTTGTATGATATTGTGGTTCCAAAGAATCATATATTAAGAAAATTTAAAGAATTAGTGGATTTTGAATTTGTTTATGAAGAATTAAAAGATAAATATACAAAGGATAATGGAGCGACAGCGAAATGTCCTATTTTTATGTTTAAATTATTATTATTAAAAGTAATGTATCCAATGTCTGACCGAGATTTAGTTGAGCAAGCACAATTAAATATGGCATATAAGTATTTTTTAGAAATAGCTCCAGAAGAAACAGATATTATCCATCCAACAAGTTTAACAAAGTTTAGAAAGTTACGATTAAAAGATGGAGAATTATTAGATAAACTAATTTCAAAAACAGTAGAGCTAGCACTAAACTTAGGATTAATAAAATCAAAACAAATAATAGTAGACTCAACACATACAAATAGTATGTTTAATTATAAATCACCACTTGAAATCTTAGAAGAGAAATCAAAAAATTTACGAAAAGTAGTATATAAGACTGATGAAAGTTATAAAGATAAGATGCCTGAAAAGCCAATATCAAAGAATATAGACGATCATATAAAATACTGTAATGAATTAGTTGAATTAATTAGAAATGATGAAAATTTACTAATCAGAGAAAATATTAGATTAAAAACAAACTTATTAGAAGAAATAGTAAATGATAATATTGAAGAAATAAATTCAATGGTAGAAAAGGATGCAAAAGTAGGACATAAATCAGCTGATACATCATTCTTTGGATATAAAACACATATCGCGATGGTGCCAGAACGAATTATCACAGCGGCAGTTGTGACAAGTGGAGATAAACACGATGGAAAGCAAGCAAGAGAATTATATGTGAAATCAAAAGAAAATGGAATTGAAGTTGATGCTTTTATAGGGGATGGAGCGTATTCAGAAAAAGAACTAATAGAATATGCGAAAAAAAATGAATTTAAATTAGTTTCAAAATTGAGTAAAACAGTATCTAAAGGAAATAAAAGAAAATGTGAGGATTTTGAATATAATAAAGATGCGAAAAGATATGTATGTAAAGCAGGTCATATGGGAGTTAGAGTTGCACTACATGGTAAAAAGAAACATGAGATAGAAGGAACTCCATTGCGAGAAACGCATTATTTTGATGTAGAAAAATGTAAAACGTGTCCATTTAAAGAAGAATGTGGATATAAAGAAGGACAAGATAGTAGATCTTATACAGTTACATTAAAGAAGGATAATGTTCATGCAGAACATGAAAAATTTCAAGAAAGTAAAGAATTCAAAGAATTAGCAAAAGAAAGGTATAAGATAGAAGCTAAAAATTCTGAATTGAAAAATAGTCATGGATATAAAAGATGTCAATCCCATGGCCTTTTAGGTATGCAGATACAATCAGCAATGACAATATTCGCAGTAAACTTGAAAAGAATTGTAACACTAATGGGATAG
- a CDS encoding Spo0B domain-containing protein, producing MKSKFQRMIVFYAILIALIPLLFSYGIFLYDKLTSINTTIKASLKDSAFNISQTPFIQEKLHNHEYDFTIQDHVMTYVHNLDNVDIVVVADMTARKYSHLDISQIGQTFVNPDDAQVLEEGVGYYSLMRGSQGLTYRRFEPIFYNGEQVGFVMVGKYYDSIHLITNRVKILYSTLLALSIIFTIFFSLTFSKKIKKKILNKEPEEIAKLYIEKEVIFNSISNGIIALNHEDEIVEVNNVCNELFDPFSKDIILLRLNPYIKDHKEIKMKEMIILNKRLFVNSNPIFENNKYLGTVITLIDKNEINQIAKEITGVDQLIKTLRAKVHEFKNKLHVILGLIQLNEYEETKKYIIEMQGNDDDTSEKFKMIDDYYVKAMLISYELISREKHIFFNITEDSFLYQNHNLISSNDLITVIGNLIENAYESFNHNINQEKKVEISLKENEELIIIEVEDNGTPIPPKIRDQIFERGVSSKGENRGTGLHLIKTRVELYNGKIHIETNKHQKKFIITLGKGEII from the coding sequence ATGAAAAGTAAATTTCAACGTATGATTGTCTTTTATGCTATACTAATAGCACTTATTCCTCTTTTGTTTTCATATGGTATTTTTTTATACGATAAATTAACATCTATTAATACAACAATTAAAGCATCGCTTAAGGATTCTGCATTTAATATTAGTCAAACCCCATTCATACAAGAAAAACTTCATAATCATGAGTATGATTTTACAATACAAGATCATGTTATGACGTATGTTCATAACTTAGATAATGTTGATATAGTTGTTGTCGCTGATATGACAGCGAGAAAGTATTCTCATCTAGATATCAGTCAAATTGGTCAAACATTTGTCAATCCAGATGATGCCCAAGTATTAGAAGAAGGTGTCGGCTATTACTCTTTAATGAGAGGGTCTCAAGGATTAACCTATCGAAGATTTGAACCTATCTTTTATAATGGCGAGCAAGTTGGGTTTGTAATGGTCGGAAAATATTATGATAGTATTCATTTAATAACTAATAGGGTAAAAATATTGTATAGTACCTTGTTAGCACTATCAATAATCTTTACTATCTTTTTTTCATTAACTTTTTCAAAAAAAATTAAAAAGAAAATATTAAATAAGGAACCTGAAGAAATTGCCAAGTTATATATCGAGAAAGAAGTTATTTTTAATAGTATAAGTAATGGCATTATTGCATTAAATCATGAAGATGAAATTGTAGAAGTAAATAATGTATGTAATGAGCTATTTGATCCATTTTCTAAAGATATAATTTTATTAAGACTAAATCCTTATATAAAGGATCATAAAGAAATCAAAATGAAGGAAATGATTATATTAAACAAACGACTTTTTGTGAATTCAAATCCTATTTTTGAAAATAATAAATATTTAGGAACAGTTATCACTTTAATTGATAAGAACGAAATTAATCAAATCGCTAAAGAAATTACTGGAGTTGATCAATTAATAAAAACCCTAAGAGCAAAAGTGCATGAGTTTAAAAATAAGCTACACGTTATTTTAGGATTAATTCAGTTAAATGAATATGAAGAAACCAAGAAATACATTATTGAGATGCAAGGAAACGATGATGATACATCAGAAAAGTTTAAAATGATTGATGATTATTATGTAAAAGCAATGCTTATTAGTTATGAACTAATATCTAGAGAAAAACACATTTTTTTTAATATAACAGAGGATTCTTTTCTTTATCAAAACCACAATTTAATTAGTTCAAATGATTTAATTACTGTTATTGGAAATTTAATTGAAAATGCTTATGAATCATTTAATCATAATATTAATCAAGAAAAAAAAGTTGAAATATCTTTAAAAGAAAATGAAGAATTAATTATTATAGAAGTAGAGGATAATGGCACACCTATCCCCCCCAAAATCAGAGATCAAATATTTGAAAGAGGTGTCTCATCTAAAGGTGAAAATAGAGGAACTGGATTACATCTAATTAAGACTAGGGTTGAATTATATAATGGAAAAATTCATATTGAAACAAACAAACATCAAAAAAAATTCATTATTACACTGGGCAAAGGAGAAATTATATGA
- a CDS encoding MMPL family transporter → MKKLADGIVKSRYVLMLIFAVLVGVSIILIPKVKTNYDMTKYLDEDSKIVEAYEKMEEDFGKNGSAQIMINDITIDEAEIVKQKIEKIDGVDTVVFDSTSEKSYKDGKALFQVFLKDGDFDIEVYDTVDAIEKALDGYSPSYYGAAVVSKYMSEAAHEDMAKILAIACVIVFAILLLTSTSWVDPIMFTVVVATSIFINLGTNYFLEEISFVTGSICAVMQLALAMDYSIILLQKFNENVKKGMDNKKAISDALKSCFSPISSSSLTTIAGLVALMFMQFTIGLDVGIVLSKGIVISILTVFLLMPGVLLLFAPLIEKTRHKSIFNVITERKEASNKHLIVKFQYKTRYIIPVILLVLIICAGILTANSDYRYSLDTARDKNAQINVDDRKIEEAFGIQNSLVVLVPKGDHNKEKEVIDVISNYKINGKNIINNSQGMVSTGLYDELTAAQIANVFHVSEDIVNSAFLAMDKKVTDKVIVNDFLNYISTEEYAIGLANSKQTELDVKYEQLKPYFTNISSTEIEEQYLINKEVIQLVYQGLGKDVTKDKISMYEFLKYINENQLINNIFVAKENTLTEKYNSINTELNMATVKGLYSLTDEQVQGIFFQITGAVPTVDTIIYNYQLVQYFYNGLDQLPFNAEQKAQIIGAYQQMFTELTATQISVSYPVFNDETMGLMFSAYSKNYETDTLPVYQLVNFMHMNNILTKYGQLAQTEMDGKYAQLAPAGLELTKANIIENYGISDELVQDVFTKLNVTDKVRTYELVEYLSQNNLVATTGVELQNIIDEKYDQSLLADKMFNGNHYTRLLFNMNLDVTGDEAFEAIEKLEKEINKIYDESYILSESANFLEIKDIFSSDSTVVSLISFFSILLIVMLTFKSVSIPVILTLIIQGSIWIGMSFSILNDNPAFFVTYMVVTCIQMAATVDYGILYTSRYLEYRETMGKQESANEALRTSLPTIITSGSILVIASFIVGLVSSVSVISDLGLILSRGCLVSVIVVIFTLPQILLLFDKLIAKTTLKKKFYCNTEKN, encoded by the coding sequence ATGAAGAAATTAGCTGATGGAATTGTTAAAAGCAGATATGTATTGATGTTAATATTTGCTGTTTTAGTTGGGGTATCAATTATATTAATACCTAAAGTAAAAACAAATTATGATATGACAAAATATTTGGATGAAGATTCAAAAATTGTTGAAGCATATGAAAAAATGGAAGAAGATTTTGGTAAAAACGGTAGTGCTCAGATAATGATTAATGATATTACTATCGACGAAGCAGAAATTGTTAAACAAAAAATTGAAAAAATCGATGGTGTTGATACAGTTGTTTTTGATAGCACAAGCGAAAAGAGTTATAAAGATGGAAAAGCATTATTTCAAGTATTTTTAAAGGACGGAGATTTTGATATTGAAGTTTATGATACTGTTGATGCTATTGAAAAGGCGTTGGATGGATATTCACCATCATATTATGGAGCAGCGGTTGTTTCTAAATATATGAGTGAAGCTGCACATGAAGATATGGCTAAAATATTAGCAATTGCGTGTGTTATTGTATTTGCAATTTTACTTCTTACTTCTACATCATGGGTAGATCCAATCATGTTTACAGTAGTAGTAGCAACTTCTATTTTTATAAATTTAGGGACGAACTATTTCCTTGAAGAAATATCATTTGTTACGGGTTCAATCTGTGCGGTAATGCAGCTTGCACTAGCAATGGATTATTCAATTATTTTACTTCAAAAGTTTAATGAAAATGTTAAAAAAGGAATGGATAATAAAAAAGCAATATCTGATGCATTAAAAAGTTGTTTCTCACCTATTTCAAGTAGTAGTTTAACAACGATTGCTGGTTTAGTAGCATTAATGTTCATGCAGTTTACCATTGGTTTAGATGTTGGAATAGTTCTTTCAAAAGGAATCGTTATCAGTATACTTACTGTATTTTTGTTAATGCCAGGCGTATTATTATTATTTGCTCCATTAATTGAAAAGACAAGACATAAAAGTATTTTCAATGTTATTACAGAAAGAAAAGAAGCTAGCAATAAACATTTAATTGTTAAATTTCAATATAAGACAAGATATATTATCCCAGTTATTTTATTAGTATTAATTATTTGTGCTGGTATCTTAACAGCAAATTCTGATTACAGATATTCTCTTGATACTGCAAGAGATAAAAATGCTCAAATAAACGTAGATGATAGAAAAATAGAAGAGGCCTTTGGTATTCAAAATTCACTAGTTGTTTTAGTTCCAAAGGGTGATCATAATAAAGAAAAAGAAGTTATTGATGTTATTTCAAATTATAAAATTAATGGTAAAAATATCATTAATAATAGTCAAGGAATGGTTTCTACTGGATTATATGATGAGTTAACTGCAGCTCAAATCGCAAATGTATTTCATGTAAGTGAAGATATTGTAAATTCAGCTTTTCTTGCAATGGATAAAAAAGTGACTGATAAAGTTATAGTAAATGATTTCTTAAATTATATTAGTACAGAAGAGTATGCCATTGGACTTGCTAATAGTAAGCAAACAGAATTAGATGTAAAATATGAACAATTAAAGCCATACTTTACTAATATTTCAAGTACTGAAATTGAAGAACAATATTTAATAAATAAAGAAGTTATTCAATTAGTATATCAAGGTTTAGGTAAAGATGTAACAAAAGATAAAATATCTATGTACGAATTTCTAAAATATATTAATGAAAATCAATTAATTAATAATATATTCGTTGCTAAGGAAAATACATTAACTGAAAAATATAATTCAATTAATACAGAATTAAATATGGCTACAGTTAAAGGTCTTTATTCATTAACTGATGAACAAGTACAAGGTATATTCTTTCAAATAACAGGTGCTGTACCAACAGTTGATACTATCATTTACAATTATCAACTCGTACAATATTTTTATAATGGATTGGATCAATTGCCATTTAATGCTGAACAAAAAGCACAGATAATTGGTGCTTATCAACAAATGTTTACTGAATTAACTGCAACACAAATAAGTGTTTCCTATCCAGTGTTTAATGATGAAACAATGGGATTGATGTTTAGTGCTTACTCAAAAAATTATGAAACTGATACATTACCTGTTTATCAACTAGTCAACTTTATGCATATGAATAACATATTAACTAAATATGGACAACTTGCACAAACAGAAATGGATGGAAAATATGCACAATTAGCACCAGCGGGTCTTGAGTTGACAAAAGCTAATATTATAGAAAATTATGGGATTAGTGATGAATTAGTTCAAGATGTATTTACTAAATTAAATGTTACTGACAAAGTTAGAACGTATGAACTAGTAGAATATTTATCTCAAAATAATTTAGTTGCAACAACAGGTGTTGAACTTCAAAATATAATTGATGAAAAGTATGACCAATCACTGCTTGCTGATAAAATGTTTAATGGAAATCATTATACACGTTTACTATTCAATATGAATTTAGATGTAACTGGTGATGAGGCATTTGAAGCAATTGAAAAATTAGAAAAAGAAATCAATAAAATATATGATGAAAGTTATATTCTATCAGAAAGTGCTAACTTCTTAGAAATTAAAGATATATTCTCTTCAGATTCAACAGTAGTTAGTCTCATCTCATTCTTTAGTATTCTATTAATAGTTATGCTTACCTTTAAATCAGTTAGTATTCCGGTTATTTTAACATTAATAATCCAAGGATCAATTTGGATAGGGATGTCATTTAGTATCTTAAACGATAACCCAGCCTTCTTTGTAACCTATATGGTAGTAACATGTATTCAAATGGCAGCAACCGTTGATTATGGAATTCTATATACAAGTAGATATCTAGAGTATAGAGAAACAATGGGTAAACAAGAAAGTGCTAATGAAGCATTAAGAACATCACTACCTACTATCATTACTTCAGGAAGTATTCTTGTTATCGCTTCATTTATTGTTGGATTAGTAAGTTCTGTATCTGTAATATCTGACTTAGGATTAATATTAAGTAGAGGATGTTTAGTATCAGTAATAGTAGTAATATTTACATTACCACAAATATTATTATTATTTGATAAATTGATTGCTAAAACAACTTTGAAAAAGAAATTCTATTGTAATACAGAAAAAAATTAA
- a CDS encoding TetR/AcrR family transcriptional regulator, producing MNKNDRRSRRTEKAIKLAFMNLMLENDIEKITIKQITDEADINRKTFYLHFYDIYDVLETIENEIIEKLYLLMNQFDLKVIKTNPYIFLKAITDELNEEISFRKFLLSSTTSSKLLNKLKILFKNELIKIYQEDTKKRPDKLSYALTFITSGVIDTYQQWFNSDRTDDLEDLSKEMSLLITQGINSVL from the coding sequence GTGAATAAAAATGATCGTCGAAGTAGAAGAACAGAAAAAGCAATAAAACTAGCTTTTATGAACTTAATGCTAGAAAATGATATTGAAAAAATTACAATAAAACAAATAACTGATGAAGCTGATATAAATAGAAAAACATTTTATTTACATTTTTATGATATATATGATGTTTTAGAAACTATCGAAAATGAAATTATTGAAAAGTTATACCTTTTAATGAATCAATTTGATCTTAAAGTTATTAAAACTAATCCCTATATTTTCTTAAAAGCAATTACAGATGAATTAAATGAAGAAATAAGCTTCCGTAAATTTTTATTATCTTCAACAACATCAAGCAAATTATTAAATAAATTAAAAATCCTTTTCAAAAACGAATTAATCAAAATATATCAAGAAGATACTAAAAAAAGACCTGATAAATTATCATATGCTTTGACTTTTATAACATCAGGAGTTATTGATACCTATCAACAATGGTTTAATTCTGATAGAACAGATGATTTAGAGGACTTATCAAAAGAAATGAGTTTATTGATTACACAGGGAATAAACTCAGTTCTTTAG